Proteins encoded in a region of the Zea mays cultivar B73 chromosome 2, Zm-B73-REFERENCE-NAM-5.0, whole genome shotgun sequence genome:
- the LOC100285207 gene encoding auxin-responsive protein IAA27 isoform X3 codes for MLNLAPFETPPLGRQETSANNPTVAAVRGNEESSSNTCLHGHLDLSLGISLSHGGCACACDASSCGGNKQESYGGREGSSRDDKAAVGRCMTSGTTTTASVGHDAHAGDLTAGGGGWTAPFVLSPTAAFFMHPWSLAARQQKAAAEQDRTPPPPTTYMSSDGDRAVTSPSAVGWPPVHTSRRNIIVTAMHVSRTAAGATAVAAHDGPDDSTTTTTHAGREKDAVAPPPPTGSSVVIAARRPPPANMFAKVHMDGYAIGRKINLRAQGGYASLSRVLTNMTTNFYSPADCSTGATGTGEKDLPTNNDKFIFLYEDFEGDRMLVGDVPWELFLASAKRLYIVRNPTSSDKGQGEDDRKYTTEQPTDD; via the exons ATGCTGAACCTGGCACCATTTGAGACGCCGCCTCTTGGAAGGCAGGAAACATCAGCTAATAATCCTACCGTCGCCGCCGTCAGGGGAAACGAAGAAAGCTCCAGCAACACTTGCTTGCATGGACATCTGGACCTCAGCCTCGGCATCTCCTTGTCTCATGGCGGCTGCGCCTGCGCCTGCGACGCATCCAGCTGTGGAGGAAACAAGCAGGAGAGCTACGGTGGTCGAGAGGGCAGCAGCCGTGACGACAAGGCGGCCGTCGGTCGCTGCATGACCAGCGGCACCACCACCACTGCAAGTGTAGGACACGACGCCCATGCCGGTGATTTGACAGCAGGAGGAGGTGGCTGGACAGCACCGTTCGTGCTGAGCCCGACCGCCGCCTTCTTCATGCATCCATGGAGCCTCGCCGCACGGCAgcagaaggctgctgccgagcaAGACCGGACGCCTCCGCCTCCTACTACCTACATGTCGAG CGACGGCGACCGTGCGGTCACATCGCCGTCGGCCGTCGGCTGGCCGCCAGTGCACACATCCCGGCGCAACATCATCGTCACCGCCATGCACGTGAGCAGGACTGCTGCTGGCGCCACCGCCGTCGCGGCACACGACGGACCCGACGACagcacgacgacgacgacgcacgCCGGCCGCGAGAAGGATGCGGTGGCGCCGCCGCCTCCGACGGGCAGCTCGGTGGTTATAGCGGCACGCCGGCCTCCGCCGGCGAACATGTTCGCCAAGGTACACATGGACGGCTACGCGATTGGCAGGAAGATCAACCTCAGGGCGCAAGGCGGCTATGCCTCCCTCTCCAGGGTGCTCACCAACATGACAACAAACTTCTACTCGC CCGCAGACTGTTCTACAGGCGCAACAGGCACGGGAGAAAAAGATCTTCCAACCAATAATGACAAGTTCATATTTCTGTATGAAGACTTCGAGGGTGACCGAATGCTGGTTGGTGACGTTCCATGGGA ATTATTCCTAGCGTCTGCTAAAAGATTGTACATTGTCCGAAACCCAACATCAAGTGACAAAG GTCAGGGTGAAGATGACAGAAAATATACAACCGAACAACCGACCGATGACTGA
- the LOC100285207 gene encoding Auxin-responsive protein IAA27, which translates to MLNLAPFETPPLGRQETSANNPTVAAVRGNEESSSNTCLHGHLDLSLGISLSHGGCACACDASSCGGNKQESYGGREGSSRDDKAAVGRCMTSGTTTTASVGHDAHAGDLTAGGGGWTAPFVLSPTAAFFMHPWSLAARQQKAAAEQDRTPPPPTTYMSSDGDRAVTSPSAVGWPPVHTSRRNIIVTAMHVSRTAAGATAVAAHDGPDDSTTTTTHAGREKDAVAPPPPTGSSVVIAARRPPPANMFAKVHMDGYAIGRKINLRAQGGYASLSRVLTNMTTNFYSPADCSTGATGTGEKDLPTNNDKFIFLYEDFEGDRMLVGDVPWELFLASAKRLYIVRNPTSSDKG; encoded by the exons ATGCTGAACCTGGCACCATTTGAGACGCCGCCTCTTGGAAGGCAGGAAACATCAGCTAATAATCCTACCGTCGCCGCCGTCAGGGGAAACGAAGAAAGCTCCAGCAACACTTGCTTGCATGGACATCTGGACCTCAGCCTCGGCATCTCCTTGTCTCATGGCGGCTGCGCCTGCGCCTGCGACGCATCCAGCTGTGGAGGAAACAAGCAGGAGAGCTACGGTGGTCGAGAGGGCAGCAGCCGTGACGACAAGGCGGCCGTCGGTCGCTGCATGACCAGCGGCACCACCACCACTGCAAGTGTAGGACACGACGCCCATGCCGGTGATTTGACAGCAGGAGGAGGTGGCTGGACAGCACCGTTCGTGCTGAGCCCGACCGCCGCCTTCTTCATGCATCCATGGAGCCTCGCCGCACGGCAgcagaaggctgctgccgagcaAGACCGGACGCCTCCGCCTCCTACTACCTACATGTCGAG CGACGGCGACCGTGCGGTCACATCGCCGTCGGCCGTCGGCTGGCCGCCAGTGCACACATCCCGGCGCAACATCATCGTCACCGCCATGCACGTGAGCAGGACTGCTGCTGGCGCCACCGCCGTCGCGGCACACGACGGACCCGACGACagcacgacgacgacgacgcacgCCGGCCGCGAGAAGGATGCGGTGGCGCCGCCGCCTCCGACGGGCAGCTCGGTGGTTATAGCGGCACGCCGGCCTCCGCCGGCGAACATGTTCGCCAAGGTACACATGGACGGCTACGCGATTGGCAGGAAGATCAACCTCAGGGCGCAAGGCGGCTATGCCTCCCTCTCCAGGGTGCTCACCAACATGACAACAAACTTCTACTCGC CCGCAGACTGTTCTACAGGCGCAACAGGCACGGGAGAAAAAGATCTTCCAACCAATAATGACAAGTTCATATTTCTGTATGAAGACTTCGAGGGTGACCGAATGCTGGTTGGTGACGTTCCATGGGA ATTATTCCTAGCGTCTGCTAAAAGATTGTACATTGTCCGAAACCCAACATCAAGTGACAAAG GGTGA
- the LOC100285207 gene encoding auxin-responsive protein IAA27 isoform X1 translates to MLNLAPFETPPLGRQETSANNPTVAAVRGNEESSSNTCLHGHLDLSLGISLSHGGCACACDASSCGGNKQESYGGREGSSRDDKAAVGRCMTSGTTTTASVGHDAHAGDLTAGGGGWTAPFVLSPTAAFFMHPWSLAARQQKAAAEQDRTPPPPTTYMSRVQYHTCASPTNDLIFADVMSNSDGDRAVTSPSAVGWPPVHTSRRNIIVTAMHVSRTAAGATAVAAHDGPDDSTTTTTHAGREKDAVAPPPPTGSSVVIAARRPPPANMFAKVHMDGYAIGRKINLRAQGGYASLSRVLTNMTTNFYSPADCSTGATGTGEKDLPTNNDKFIFLYEDFEGDRMLVGDVPWELFLASAKRLYIVRNPTSSDKGQGEDDRKYTTEQPTDD, encoded by the exons ATGCTGAACCTGGCACCATTTGAGACGCCGCCTCTTGGAAGGCAGGAAACATCAGCTAATAATCCTACCGTCGCCGCCGTCAGGGGAAACGAAGAAAGCTCCAGCAACACTTGCTTGCATGGACATCTGGACCTCAGCCTCGGCATCTCCTTGTCTCATGGCGGCTGCGCCTGCGCCTGCGACGCATCCAGCTGTGGAGGAAACAAGCAGGAGAGCTACGGTGGTCGAGAGGGCAGCAGCCGTGACGACAAGGCGGCCGTCGGTCGCTGCATGACCAGCGGCACCACCACCACTGCAAGTGTAGGACACGACGCCCATGCCGGTGATTTGACAGCAGGAGGAGGTGGCTGGACAGCACCGTTCGTGCTGAGCCCGACCGCCGCCTTCTTCATGCATCCATGGAGCCTCGCCGCACGGCAgcagaaggctgctgccgagcaAGACCGGACGCCTCCGCCTCCTACTACCTACATGTCGAG GGTACAATACCACACATGCGCTTCGCCAACAAATGATCTGATCTTTGCCGATGTCATGTCAAACAGCGACGGCGACCGTGCGGTCACATCGCCGTCGGCCGTCGGCTGGCCGCCAGTGCACACATCCCGGCGCAACATCATCGTCACCGCCATGCACGTGAGCAGGACTGCTGCTGGCGCCACCGCCGTCGCGGCACACGACGGACCCGACGACagcacgacgacgacgacgcacgCCGGCCGCGAGAAGGATGCGGTGGCGCCGCCGCCTCCGACGGGCAGCTCGGTGGTTATAGCGGCACGCCGGCCTCCGCCGGCGAACATGTTCGCCAAGGTACACATGGACGGCTACGCGATTGGCAGGAAGATCAACCTCAGGGCGCAAGGCGGCTATGCCTCCCTCTCCAGGGTGCTCACCAACATGACAACAAACTTCTACTCGC CCGCAGACTGTTCTACAGGCGCAACAGGCACGGGAGAAAAAGATCTTCCAACCAATAATGACAAGTTCATATTTCTGTATGAAGACTTCGAGGGTGACCGAATGCTGGTTGGTGACGTTCCATGGGA ATTATTCCTAGCGTCTGCTAAAAGATTGTACATTGTCCGAAACCCAACATCAAGTGACAAAG GTCAGGGTGAAGATGACAGAAAATATACAACCGAACAACCGACCGATGACTGA
- the LOC100285207 gene encoding auxin-responsive protein IAA27 isoform X2: MLNLAPFETPPLGRQETSANNPTVAAVRGNEESSSNTCLHGHLDLSLGISLSHGGCACACDASSCGGNKQESYGGREGSSRDDKAAVGRCMTSGTTTTASVGHDAHAGDLTAGGGGWTAPFVLSPTAAFFMHPWSLAARQQKAAAEQDRTPPPPTTYMSRVQYHTCASPTNDLIFADVMSNSDGDRAVTSPSAVGWPPVHTSRRNIIVTAMHVSRTAAGATAVAAHDGPDDSTTTTTHAGREKDAVAPPPPTGSSVVIAARRPPPANMFAKVHMDGYAIGRKINLRAQGGYASLSRVLTNMTTNFYSPADCSTGATGTGEKDLPTNNDKFIFLYEDFEGDRMLVGDVPWELFLASAKRLYIVRNPTSSDKG; the protein is encoded by the exons ATGCTGAACCTGGCACCATTTGAGACGCCGCCTCTTGGAAGGCAGGAAACATCAGCTAATAATCCTACCGTCGCCGCCGTCAGGGGAAACGAAGAAAGCTCCAGCAACACTTGCTTGCATGGACATCTGGACCTCAGCCTCGGCATCTCCTTGTCTCATGGCGGCTGCGCCTGCGCCTGCGACGCATCCAGCTGTGGAGGAAACAAGCAGGAGAGCTACGGTGGTCGAGAGGGCAGCAGCCGTGACGACAAGGCGGCCGTCGGTCGCTGCATGACCAGCGGCACCACCACCACTGCAAGTGTAGGACACGACGCCCATGCCGGTGATTTGACAGCAGGAGGAGGTGGCTGGACAGCACCGTTCGTGCTGAGCCCGACCGCCGCCTTCTTCATGCATCCATGGAGCCTCGCCGCACGGCAgcagaaggctgctgccgagcaAGACCGGACGCCTCCGCCTCCTACTACCTACATGTCGAG GGTACAATACCACACATGCGCTTCGCCAACAAATGATCTGATCTTTGCCGATGTCATGTCAAACAGCGACGGCGACCGTGCGGTCACATCGCCGTCGGCCGTCGGCTGGCCGCCAGTGCACACATCCCGGCGCAACATCATCGTCACCGCCATGCACGTGAGCAGGACTGCTGCTGGCGCCACCGCCGTCGCGGCACACGACGGACCCGACGACagcacgacgacgacgacgcacgCCGGCCGCGAGAAGGATGCGGTGGCGCCGCCGCCTCCGACGGGCAGCTCGGTGGTTATAGCGGCACGCCGGCCTCCGCCGGCGAACATGTTCGCCAAGGTACACATGGACGGCTACGCGATTGGCAGGAAGATCAACCTCAGGGCGCAAGGCGGCTATGCCTCCCTCTCCAGGGTGCTCACCAACATGACAACAAACTTCTACTCGC CCGCAGACTGTTCTACAGGCGCAACAGGCACGGGAGAAAAAGATCTTCCAACCAATAATGACAAGTTCATATTTCTGTATGAAGACTTCGAGGGTGACCGAATGCTGGTTGGTGACGTTCCATGGGA ATTATTCCTAGCGTCTGCTAAAAGATTGTACATTGTCCGAAACCCAACATCAAGTGACAAAG GGTGA